TTATCAGAACCTGTAAAGAAATGGGCATAAAGACCGTTGCAGTATACTCTACTGCAGATGCTGAGAGTTTACACGTCAAATTTGCTGATGAAGCAGTTTGTATTGGACCTCCATCAAGTAGTGAGTCTTATTTAAAAATGTCAAATATTATTGCTGCAGCAGAAATTACAAATGCAGATGCCATCCATCCTGGTTATGGATTTTTATCTGAAAATGCTAAGTTTTCTAAAATCTGTGAAGAACACCAAATTAAATTTATTGGTGCATCTGAAGAGATGATTAACAGAATGGGAGACAAAGCAAACGCTAAAGCAACTATGATTGCTGCAGGTGTACCTGTAGTACCAGGAAGCGAAGGTGTAATAGCAGACTTTAAAGACTGCCTAAAAGTAGCTAAAGAAACAGGATATCCTGTAATGCTTAAAGCTTCTGCAGGTGGTGGTGGTAAAGGTATGCGTGCTGTTTGGAAAGAAGAAGATTTGCAAAATGCTTGGGAGTCTGCTCGTGCAGAATCTAAAGCAGCTTTTGGAAATGATGATATGTACATGGAAAAACTTATTGAAGAGCCACGTCACATCGAAATCCAAATTGTAGGAGATAGCACAGGAAAAGCATGTCACTTATCAGAAAGAGATTGCTCTATCCAACGTCGTCACCAAAAGTTAACAGAAGAAGTACCTTCTCCTTTTATGACAACAGCTTTACGTAAAAAAATGGGTGAAGCAGCTGTAAAAGCAGCAGAATATATTAAATACGAAGGCGCAGGAACAGTAGAGTTTTTAGTAGATAAGCATAGAAATTTCTACTT
The genomic region above belongs to Olleya sp. Hel_I_94 and contains:
- the accC gene encoding acetyl-CoA carboxylase biotin carboxylase subunit, which codes for MFKKVLIANRGEIALRVIRTCKEMGIKTVAVYSTADAESLHVKFADEAVCIGPPSSSESYLKMSNIIAAAEITNADAIHPGYGFLSENAKFSKICEEHQIKFIGASEEMINRMGDKANAKATMIAAGVPVVPGSEGVIADFKDCLKVAKETGYPVMLKASAGGGGKGMRAVWKEEDLQNAWESARAESKAAFGNDDMYMEKLIEEPRHIEIQIVGDSTGKACHLSERDCSIQRRHQKLTEEVPSPFMTTALRKKMGEAAVKAAEYIKYEGAGTVEFLVDKHRNFYFMEMNTRIQVEHPITEQVIDFDLIREQILVAAGVPISGKNYTPNLHSIECRINAEDPFNDFRPSPGKITTLHAPGGHGVRLDTHVYAGYSIPPNYDSMIAKLITTAQTREEAINKMKRALDEFVIEGIKTTIPFHRQLMDHPDYLAGNYTTKFMEDFVIEKQIEE